The genomic interval CGCCACGAGATCAGGGGTGAGCAGGATCATGCTGGGTGAAAGAACTAAGAGCGACATTGGCAAAAGCAATCTCCTTAGTCGAGCAAAAAGAGAGCTTGAGCGCTACTTTGGGGGCGAGAAAGTTCAATTCAGGGTCCCTCTGGACATGAGGGAGGCCACTCCATTCAGACTTAAAGTGTGGACCGAACTAATGGATGTAGAATACGGAACCACAGTGAGTTACAAAAACCTTGCCGGGCTCTGCGGAGAGCCGAGTTCTTGGAGGGCTGTTGCTGGCGCTGTCGCAGCCAACCCGCTGCCAATAATTGTTCCCTGCCACAGAGTCATCTCATCCGATGGATCACTGGGGGGATTTGCAGGGGGCCTGAGGTGGAAGAGGTTCCTTCTGAAACTGGAAGGAGCACTGTGAATCGCGTCATATTCCTCGGAACCGGGGGTGCGCGGTTTGTGGTTTTCCAACAGATTCGTGCTTCTGGCGGCATGTGGATGGAACTGGACGGGACAACACTTCTGGTTGATCCCGGGCCCGGCTCACTTGTGAAGATGAGGACGAAAAAGGAAAAACTGGACCCGCGGAATCTGGATGCCATAGTCCTCTCGCACGCGCATCTTGACCACTCTGCGGATTTGAATGTGGTGATTGAAGCCATGACAGAAGGGGGATTCAAGAAGAAAGGTCAGGTCCTTCTTCCCAGGCAGGCCATGGAAGAGCCAGGTCTGGTTCTCGATTACCTGAGAGAGTATGTCAATGGCTTTCAGGTGATGGTGGAAGGGGGGACCTATCAGGTTGGAAATGTCGAACTTGAAACCCCAATCAAACACATCCATGGCCTGGAAACATATGGGATTAACTTCAGGCTGGAAGACTTAACCCTCTCTTATGTTTCAGATTCGCGCTACTTTGAAAAGCTGGCAGAGGTTTACAATGGAGATGTCCTCATTCTGAACGTCGTCAGGGCAAAGCCGAGCAACTTAGACCATCTGTGCCTGGATGATGCAAAAGCGATCATATCAAAGGTCAAGCCAGGGCTGGCCGTCCTGACCCATTTCGGGATGACTGTGATAAAAGCTAAACCGTGGGTTCTGGCCGAGGAGATGTCTAGAGAGACTGGAGTTAAGGTGGTTGCTGCCAGAGATGGGATGATTCTGGATCTGGCCGAGTTCACCAGCAAGAATGAGAAACCATAGGGTAAGTGTATGTGAATTAAGAACTTGCTTCTCCTGCGGGCCATGTCATTTTTTCTTGACAAAATGCTTGACAGCAGACCGTGCCGATGTATAGAATAGCGCATATTTCGTGATTATTTTCACAATCCTTTTTTGTATTGGCATACGTTGCTAATGTTTGCTCTCGATGTTCCGTCCTGTCTTCTAGTAAATCTCGTCTTGCCATTCTGTAAGAGAATGGGTGCCGACAATTGAGATGCCGGTACCTGTTTTTGCCATAGTAGGCAGGTCAGGGAGCGGGAAGACAAAGTTCATTGAAAGTCTGATTCCTGAGCTCAGGTCACGGGGCCTCAGGGTGGCCTATGTGAAGCACTGCCACAAGGGATTCAGTCTCAACCACCGGGAAAAAGATTCTGGCAGGGTTTCAGAGGCTGGCGCAGAGGTTGTGGTTCTAGTTTCACCAGAGAGAACAGCCACAATAGAGAGAAGGGGCAATACACTCTCTGAACTGGTAAAGGAACTCGCCTCAAAGGCTGATATTGTTGTGGCAGAGGGCTTTAAGGCTGAGCCCATCCAGAAGATCGAGGTCTTCAGATCTGAGCTAGGTGGTCCTCTTGTGTGTGGTTCTGATCCGGATCTTTTGGCTGTAATTTCAGATGAGGCGGTTGCTATAGATTTGCCCACGTTTGGGTCTGAAAAGGCAAAAGAGGTTGTGGATTTTCTGGAGGCAGCGATAATGGGGAAGAATGAGTTGGAAGCAGAGGTTGAACTAGAGGTGGATGGTTCACCTGTCGAAATGAAAGGCTTCGTGAAGTCGGTGATTTCTGAAACAGTGATTGCTATAGTTTCCACTTTGAGAGGAGTGGGGGAGCCGATTGAAATCAAATTGAGAATCAAGAAAGGAAAGGGAGGTGGTAAGGCCTGAGTTTTTTCGCGACTTAAAGGCACAAGAGTATGAACGAAAAGTGGGGGGTACGCTTATGAAGGTTACAAGAAGGAGTTTCTTAAAGTTGACTGGCGGAACACTCGCAGCCGCTACAGTCGCCAACCTGGGCTTTTTGAAAAAGCGCGCGTATGCAAAAGGCCCGGCTGAGCTGAAAATAAAGTACGCGAGGGAGACCACATCCATCTGTCCATATTGCGCAGTTGGTTGTGGTCTAATTGCTCATGCCAGTGGAGGCAAGATAATCAACCTCGAAGGTGACCCCGAGCATCCCATCAATGAGGGAAGCCTTTGTTCCAAGGGGAGTGCTCTTTTCCAGGTGGCCAACAACGAAAAGCGCCTTAGAAAAGTGATGTACAGGGCGCCGTACTCCAATAAATGGGAAACAAAGACTTGGGATTGGGCCCTGGACAAGATTGCCGCCAACATGAAGAAGACCAGAGACGACACCTTCGTGACCAAAGATAAGAAGGGCAGAGTGGTCAACAGGAACGAAGGTACAGCCTGCCTTGGCGGAGCTGCTCTGGACAACGAAGAGTGTTATCTCTACTCCAAATTCGCCAGAACACTTGGTGTTGTGTACTTAGAACACCAAGCCCGCATATGACACTCTTCTACCGTCGCCAGTTTGGCGGAAAGTTTCGGTAGAGGGGCAATGACTAACCACTGGATCGATATTCGTAATTCGGATTGCATCATGATAATCGGCAGCAATGCCGCCGAGAACCATCCGATTTCGTTCAAATGGGTCACCAAGGCGATAGACAAGGGAGCGACTCTGATAAGTGTGGACCCCAGGTTCACACGAACCTCTTCAAAGGCTCATATCTATGCACCGATTCGTTCTGGTACTGACATCGCTTTTATCGGTGGCATTATCAATTACTGTTTTTCCAATAAGCTCTACAACAAAGAGTACGTCGTCAACTACACGAATGGAGCGCACCTGATCAACTCCGGTTACAAGCTCAACGACGGGCTCTTCAGTGGCTTCAGCCGTGGTAAGAGAGCTTATGACAAGTCCTCGTGGCAGTATCAAAAGGACGCTAAGGGCATACCCAAGCG from candidate division TA06 bacterium carries:
- the mobB gene encoding molybdopterin-guanine dinucleotide biosynthesis protein B — its product is MPTIEMPVPVFAIVGRSGSGKTKFIESLIPELRSRGLRVAYVKHCHKGFSLNHREKDSGRVSEAGAEVVVLVSPERTATIERRGNTLSELVKELASKADIVVAEGFKAEPIQKIEVFRSELGGPLVCGSDPDLLAVISDEAVAIDLPTFGSEKAKEVVDFLEAAIMGKNELEAEVELEVDGSPVEMKGFVKSVISETVIAIVSTLRGVGEPIEIKLRIKKGKGGGKA
- a CDS encoding MBL fold metallo-hydrolase, with protein sequence MEEVPSETGRSTVNRVIFLGTGGARFVVFQQIRASGGMWMELDGTTLLVDPGPGSLVKMRTKKEKLDPRNLDAIVLSHAHLDHSADLNVVIEAMTEGGFKKKGQVLLPRQAMEEPGLVLDYLREYVNGFQVMVEGGTYQVGNVELETPIKHIHGLETYGINFRLEDLTLSYVSDSRYFEKLAEVYNGDVLILNVVRAKPSNLDHLCLDDAKAIISKVKPGLAVLTHFGMTVIKAKPWVLAEEMSRETGVKVVAARDGMILDLAEFTSKNEKP
- a CDS encoding methylated-DNA--[protein]-cysteine S-methyltransferase, whose translation is MKNVEIARAVVVTPAGRVGIYATRSGVSRIMLGERTKSDIGKSNLLSRAKRELERYFGGEKVQFRVPLDMREATPFRLKVWTELMDVEYGTTVSYKNLAGLCGEPSSWRAVAGAVAANPLPIIVPCHRVISSDGSLGGFAGGLRWKRFLLKLEGAL